In Phacochoerus africanus isolate WHEZ1 chromosome 1, ROS_Pafr_v1, whole genome shotgun sequence, the following are encoded in one genomic region:
- the GP5 gene encoding platelet glycoprotein V yields the protein MLRSVLLCAALGLLRAQPFPCPPSCVCVFRDAAQCSGSSVARIAALSLPTNLTHLLLFRMGRGALQNHSFSGMTILQRLMLSDSHVTAIAPGTLNDLIQLKTLRLSRNKITHLPGALLDKLVLLEQLFLDGNELKSLDQNMFQKLVSLQELFLNQNQFAFLPASLFAHLENLKLLDLSGNNLTHLPKGLFGAQVKLEKLLLHSNQLVSLDSGLLDSLRALKELQLDSNHIRSVAPGAFDRLQSLSSLTLSRNRLECLPSALFLHSRSLTFLTLFENPLEELPEVLFGEICGLRELWLNGTQLLTLPAAVFRNLSGLRVLRVTLSPRLSALPEDAFRGLGELRVLALSSNGLASLPAGLLRGLGRLRHVSLRRNRLRTLPRALFHNLSSLAEVQLDHNQLETLPGDMFEGLPQLAEVLLGHNPWRCDCGLRPFLAWLRQHAALVGRAEPPLCHGPGPHAGLPLWALPAGDPGCPRPGSPPPRSPALGSSEGPRRPALPAAPPGAARGLNRSEPWAWHPQVAEGQSPNHSRFWGLYFLLLAVQALITGIIVFAMIKLCRLFRKLIRERALV from the coding sequence ATGCTGAGGAGCGTTCTGCTGTGCGCCGCGCTCGGGCTCCTGCGCGCCCAGCCCttcccctgcccaccctcctgcGTGTGCGTGTTCCGCGACGCGGCGCAGTGCTCGGGGAGCAGCGTGGCGCGCATCGCCGCGCTCAGCCTGCCCACCAACCTCACGCACCTTCTGCTCTTCCGAATGGGCCGCGGCGCCTTGCAGAACCACAGCTTCAGTGGTATGACCATCTTGCAGCGCCTGATGCTGTCCGACAGCCACGTTACGGCCATTGCCCCCGGCACTTTAAACGACCTGATACAGCTGAAAACTCTGAGGTTGTCGCGCAACAAGATCACTCATCTTCCAGGCGCGCTATTGGATAAGCTGGTGCTCCTGGAACAGTTGTTTTTGGACGGCAACGAACTCAAGAGTCTTGACCAAAACATGTTTCAGAAACTAGTTAGCCTGCAGGAACTCTTTTTGAACCAAAACCAATTCGCATTCCTTCCTGCTAGCCTCTTCGCACACCTGGAGAACCTGAAATTGTTGGATTTATCGGGAAATAATTTGACTCACTTGCCCAAGGGATTGTTTGGGGCCCAGGTTAAGCTTGAGAAGCTTCTCCTCCACTCGAACCAGCTCGTCTCTCTGGATTCAGGGCTGTTGGACAGCCTGCGTGCCCtgaaggagctgcagctggataGCAATCACATCCGTTCCGTCGCACCCGGCGCCTTTGACAGGCTGCAAAGCCTGAGCTCTTTGACTCTTTCCAGAAACCGGCTCGAGTGTCTGCCCTCTGCTCTCTTTCTTCACTCGCGTAGTTTGACCTTCCTGACCCTGTTCGAGAACCCGCTGGAGGAACTCCCCGAGGTGCTTTTCGGGGAGATTTGCGGCCTGCGGGAACTTTGGCTGAACGGCACGCAGCTGCTCACCCTGCCCGCCGCCGTCTTCCGCAACCTGAGCGGCCTGCGGGTCCTGAGGGTGACGCTGAGCCCGCGGCTGAGCGCGCTCCCGGAGGACGCCTTCCGGGGCCTGGGCGAGCTGCGAGTGCTCGCCCTGAGTTCCAAcggcctggcctccctccccgccGGCTTGCTGCGCGGCCTCGGCCGGCTGCGCCACGTGTCGCTGCGCCGCAACCGGCTGCGGACCTTGCCCCGCGCGCTCTTCCACAACCTCAGCAGCCTGGCGGAGGTCCAGCTCGACCACAACCAGCTGGAGACCCTGCCCGGCGACATGTTTGAGGGTCTGCCGCAGCTGGCGGAGGTCCTGCTAGGGCACAATCCCTGGCGTTGCGACTGTGGCCTAAGGCCTTTTCTGGCGTGGCTGCGGCAGCACGCGGCCCTCGTGGGCCGGGCCGAGCCCCCGCTGTGTCACGGCCCCGGGCCACACGCTGGCCTGCCGCTCTGGGCCCTGCCAGCCGGCGACCCCGGCTGCCCGCGTCCCGGGAGTCCGCCTCCCCGCTCCCCTGCTCTCGGTTCCTCCGAAGGCCCCCGGCGGCCAGCCCTGCCCGCCGCTCCTCCCGGAGCTGCCCGGGGGCTTAACCGCTCAGAGCCCTGGGCGTGGCACCCGCAGGTGGCCGAAGGCCAAAGCCCAAACCATAGCCGGTTCTGGGgtctttattttctgcttttagcGGTTCAGGCCTTGATAACCGGGATCATCGTGTTTGCTATGATTAAACTCTGCAGGCTCTTTCGGAAATTAATCAGAGAGCGCGCTCTGGTTTGA